The Thermocladium sp. ECH_B region GGGAGGAGGTCAGTGCCTTGTGCTCTATGATGTTAAGGTTTAAATGGGACCCCGCCCCATCACGGGTCCCCGGGTGGTTCCGGGGTCTCCGAGGCGGTTGCGTTACCTGCTTTAAGCATGGATTTAAGCTTACCCCCAATTAATTGAAAGCATGGATCCGTGATGGTGTCATTAAGTGTGAGATTTATTAGGGGGCAAGGTTGATGAGTCATATGCCGTTCATTTCCAAGTATGTTGCTTACTTATCGGATACTGATGCGGTTGGGATAGTTCACTTCGCCAATTACTTGAGGATAGTTGAGCGAGCCGAGGAGGATTTCTACAGGTCACTGGGATTACCGAATGCGTATGAATCAATGCCGCGGATAGAGGCGTTCATTAAGTATGAGTCCCCAATTCACCGCGGCGACTCCATTAGGGTGGAGCTGGAGCTTGAGGAGGCTAGGACGAGGGCCATTAGGTATAGGTTCAAGGTATTTAATGAGACAAGTGGAAAGGAAGCAGCGCACGGCTACATAGCCGCTGCCTGCGTTGAGTTAAGCAATGCTGAATTACGCGCAGTGAAGTGCCCCCAGGAAATAATTAATGCATGGAGCAATACGCGCAACCAAAGCGAGCCCCACCCCTAGGTCACTGCCCATTAAAGCAATGGGCACTACGCATTTGGGTCCATTCCTCCACCGACCTCCTCCCCGCCATTTGGCGAGGGTTACCCGAGGTCTCGTGGATTACGCCACTTTACAAGTACTACTCCTTCCCTTGGTCTCGTGGAGTCGGCTCCTCGCTCCCCATTCCCCACTGATTGAAGGGAAGCCAACTACCTCACCAACACCAGGGCTTAGGCTTTATCCCCCCAAAGGGCGAAGCTTGTCGTTCATTTTATCCGAGACTCGTTAGGACGGGATAATTTACTTATGACTGGATTGCTTGTTTGTAAATGTAGAAAATGCATTGCCCAGCATGAATTAAATTCGATGATTAGTCGAGTCGTTATGGATCCATTGCTGGCCTTAATTCCAGCCTCGGGCGCAGTCCTCATGGCGTACTATGCGCGGCAAACCATGAGGAGAATCAACGCGTGTCTCCCCGGCGTTTTTCACTGTGAAGTATTTAACTTCATAGTGCCGCGGAGAACTAGGTTGCTTCTCTCCATTGGAGCATCAATCACGTTATCTCTCCTAGCCATCTTGATAATAATGAATTACGCCGCGTTGGCTTTAGTTATTTCGATCATGGGAGTGGGGATAGGCATATATGGAATAATCCTACAGGTGAAGCACGGCGCCTACTGCATGTATTGCCTAACCAC contains the following coding sequences:
- a CDS encoding thioesterase, giving the protein MPFISKYVAYLSDTDAVGIVHFANYLRIVERAEEDFYRSLGLPNAYESMPRIEAFIKYESPIHRGDSIRVELELEEARTRAIRYRFKVFNETSGKEAAHGYIAAACVELSNAELRAVKCPQEIINAWSNTRNQSEPHP